Genomic DNA from Hordeum vulgare subsp. vulgare chromosome 2H, MorexV3_pseudomolecules_assembly, whole genome shotgun sequence:
TCTTTATCCAGAACGTGCTCAAAAAAGAAGTCCGGATCTTTCTCCTTTGTACTCCTCATTATATCAATCGTCGTGTCAGCATCACCTTTAGCAAGGAGCTTCCTTTTCTCTTTGCACCATAGGTTGTACACATCACGCCTCACAACTCCTCATTTATCATACGAACCGTATCTGCTGATAAAGTTATCAACTATGATGTGCTTTCGGATCCCCTTCCCTGATAGCGCTAAAATCTCCGCCTTCTGAAAATCATCTATCCGTCAATGTGAGCACAAAAATGGCATCTCATCTGGTCGAGCGAGGTCATGGTTGTGATCATCAAAAAATGCCGCGACAAACCAAACTCCACGGGCTTTATCCAGTTTCAACACCAAGTGTGCACCGCAATCGCAACGAGTTTCCCCCCTTAACCTGCGGGTGCGGCCATCCATGGTTATGAATTTCCTCTGCCGTCTTCCTGCTCTGAAGCAAAGAAACCGCCTGAACCTTATAATTCCCGCAGGACCTTTTTCTCATTTCACCTTCTCTTTCCTGATGCCGAACCCACGCTCTTTCGCGTGATTGTTGTAGAACATGTACGCATCCCCTTGGGATTTAAATGTCATTTTCATAACCTTACAATGCGTATCCAACATCTTTTCCAGCTTCTCAGTCTCCGCAAGGTCAATCTCTACATCTACGTCATCATCGATACAATCATTTATGTCCTCCtgtagaaataaataaaaaaccatGAGAGTTATGCTCTATCATAATCTAGTTCACACTACTGGCTACCGTACAAAAATGATTGAACATACCTGATTTTCGTTATCGTAGAAAGAGTCATCCTTATTATTTTTCGCATTCTCAACATCCACATCTTCCTGTAAAATAAACACACACATGAAATAAAGATTGTATTTTACAAACTTAAAGATCTTAATATATGTCACTTACGTTTTCACTGCATGTATCATCTTCATTATTTTGAAAATCCTCCGAAGGTAAATTATCATAGGAAGTCCATGATTCATTAGCGCTattataatcatcatcattaataaAACTGTTATCAGTTGCATCGACGGTATCTATATCATACTCATCCTTCGAATAACCAGTGTCCTCCTCCATTCAAACACACCTCAAACACTATACAACAATAAAGATATAAAAACATTACAATTAAATTTTTGTATAAGACTCAGTTTTATTTCAACAACTTAGGTCGCAAACCTACGATGACTCCGGCGGCAGGGGATGATCCTCGATGGGGCGGCGGCGTGGTGATCGGGAACGAGACGGCGGAGTGGTGGTCGGGAACGGGGCGACGTCGTCGGCGGCGATGGGTAGACATTCGGTAGCGGTGAACATGGACGGGTCGGCGACGTGTTGATCGGGAACGGGGCGGCAGAGTGGTTGTCGGGAACGGGGCGAGGTCGTCGGCGGCGATGTGGTAGACGTGCAGCATTGGTGAACGTTGACGGGTCGGCGGCGGGGTGATCGGCAATGGAGCGACGATGTGGTGGCCGGGAACGGGGCGGTGTCGTCGGCGGCGATGTGGAGGAGGTGCGGCGGGCTGATTgtgacgggcggcggcggcggcgaggttaACCGCGTGCGACGCTGAATTAGGTCAAGCGACGGGCTGACCCAGCATGCACGACGAGTCAACCGGGTCGGGGGTGTGGCGTGCGGCGTGACGAGGCGACGGTTTTCCACGTCAGCAGTGACGACGTGGCGAGGCTGGGCGGGGCGGGCCGATGTGGCGGCATACGTATACTGTCTGTGAATACGTTTCAAGGAAAATGATCTTCCTGTCCTTCTACATTTTATGGGGGGTGTACCGAAGCGGGGCTCATGAGACAAAGCTTATGCCTCTGTTTCAAACAAAAAAGTATATAAGGATGGTTGACTAGTTTTTCTATCACGCGCTCAAAGGTCACTGTATCAGTTTGCTTCGTTATGGTTCGATGATGGGATATGCCCTTTCTCTTGGTAATCTCAAATCACACGGCTTATATCGTCTAAAGATACTAATTAAAGGAGCATCCACTTCAAGcaaatattttttctaaaaaagtTTGGGATGTGGGCATATATGCATACTCTTCTTCTAGGACTACTAATTAAACCTACTAGCACtgcctacatacatgcatactctTCTTCTCTAGGATGTTCAACGACCCCAACAAGTGTGGAAGAATTACAACGACATAATAGAaacgcctatatatatatatatatatatatatatatatatatatatatatatatatatatatatatatatatatatatatatatgcttctCTACTCAAAAGCCCACTGGTTCTCCTTGCGaatctcggcctcctcctccggtgTGAAGTCATTCTCGATGTTGAAGGTCTTGCGGATCTCCTCGGGAGTCTTGCCCTTGATCATGTCGGCGACAGTCTGGCAAGTGAGGTCCAATAGTCCCTTGATGTCAAGATAATTTGCAGCCAGGATAAGGTCGTAGAGGGTGGCCTGGTCGACCTTGATGAACTCGGCGTCCCATCTCTTCAAGTCCTCGGTGGGGGCTGGCGCCGCGGCTGGGGCAGAGGTGGCGTCGGCGGCGACGGAGTGGGCCGGCTTTGGGCTGGCCTGCACGTGCTGTTTGCAGTATTCAATGACCTTGGAGAGGATCTTTGAGTTGACGTTGGGGAGCGGGATGGCGTTGTCGGCGCACTCGTCCTCGATCATGTGGCGGAGGGTCACCGACTCCATGGCGACCATCTTGTCCACGTCGAACTCCTCGCCGTCCGAGCTCTTGAGCGTGATCTTCTTCTCGCCCTCTGCGTCCGCCATTGATCCAAGGATTAGGAGGCGAAAGTGATACGATCGAAACCCTAGCTAAACCTAGCGAGTAAAGCTGCGGCGTAAGCGACGACCAACGATGGAAGCTTTTTTGCGTGTTGGGTTGGGGCTGGGAACCGGCCGGTGCTATTTATTGGGGCGGGGGGAGTAGAACCGGCTCGTATATTCATCTTCATCAAGGAGTAGAACTCGGATAGTATTCATCTTCATCAAGGATTAGACTCGGTCGTGTTTGAGTCGTCCCGCGTCATGGCGTTTCCTTTCCTCTCGTCAACGtgtctgctactgctactgctgaatTTGGAGATTCTATATATATCGGCAACTTATATACGTATGCACCCGGGAGAAACAAAACAGTGATCGGGCATAGGATATTCTATCTAATAAAATGGCATTAGCACCTCAGACGCAGCTTCTGCTCACCCAAGATTCCTACTTCGAGCACCTAAACCAGGATATGAAGTTGTCGGGGTTGTCAACGAAAAGCTAGAATCTACTGTCTGGGAAACAAACCAAACAGATGTCCCATGGAAGCTCCTGGCCGGGCATGACATGGCCAGGAAACCAACCTAATTCCTGTTGGTTCGAACGAAAACTTGGAATTTACACCACCAAAGGAAAAACAAATCACCACATGGCTAGGACACCAAGAAAGCAGGCTCTGCTTGTCTATGTGTGCTCTCTACCATCCTACACAGATTAATGGCATGCATTTC
This window encodes:
- the LOC123431082 gene encoding SKP1-like protein 1 isoform X1, coding for MADAEGEKKITLKSSDGEEFDVDKMVAMESVTLRHMIEDECADNAIPLPNVNSKILSKVIEYCKQHVQASPKPAHSVAADATSAPAAAPAPTEDLKRWDAEFIKVDQATLYDLILAANYLDIKGLLDLTCQTVADMIKGKTPEEIRKTFNIENDFTPEEEAEIRKENQWAFE
- the LOC123431082 gene encoding SKP1-like protein 1 isoform X2, coding for MNTIRKITLKSSDGEEFDVDKMVAMESVTLRHMIEDECADNAIPLPNVNSKILSKVIEYCKQHVQASPKPAHSVAADATSAPAAAPAPTEDLKRWDAEFIKVDQATLYDLILAANYLDIKGLLDLTCQTVADMIKGKTPEEIRKTFNIENDFTPEEEAEIRKENQWAFE